A stretch of Streptomyces vietnamensis DNA encodes these proteins:
- a CDS encoding amidohydrolase family protein yields METFPKIISVDDHTVEPPHVWRDRLPSRYRDTGPRIVRAPLKEMTFLGGKFAPVMGAKGDDGPIGDWWVYEDLHRPLTRLDTAVGYDRDEIRLEVITYEQMRPGSYDVAARLADMDVNHVQSALCFPTFPRFCGQTFTEASDRELGLLCVRAYNDWMVEEWCGPEAHGRLVPLTLIPLWDPELAAAEVRRNAARGVRAVAFSEIPPHLGLPSVHTDHWDPFFRACDETGTVIAMHIGSSSRMPSTSADAPPAVGSTITFANCCFSMVDWLMSGKFERFPNLRIMYAEGQIGWIPYILERADVVWEENRAWGGVADKVTRPPSELFAGHVFGCFFDDAFGLRNLDAIGAGNVLYETDYPHSDSTWPKSKEVGEAQMGHLPGDVVERIVRGNAIELLGLSPEGLWRP; encoded by the coding sequence ATGGAGACCTTCCCGAAGATCATCTCGGTGGACGACCACACCGTGGAGCCCCCGCACGTCTGGCGGGACCGGCTCCCGTCCCGGTACCGCGACACCGGCCCCCGGATCGTCCGTGCCCCCCTCAAGGAAATGACCTTCCTCGGCGGCAAGTTCGCCCCGGTCATGGGCGCCAAGGGGGACGACGGGCCGATCGGCGACTGGTGGGTGTACGAGGATCTGCACAGGCCCCTCACACGCCTCGACACCGCCGTCGGCTACGACAGGGACGAGATACGCCTCGAAGTCATCACGTACGAGCAGATGCGCCCGGGCTCGTACGACGTCGCCGCCCGCCTCGCCGACATGGACGTCAACCACGTCCAGTCCGCGCTCTGCTTCCCCACCTTCCCCCGCTTCTGCGGCCAGACCTTCACCGAGGCCTCCGACCGCGAGCTCGGGCTGCTCTGCGTCCGCGCCTACAACGACTGGATGGTCGAGGAGTGGTGCGGCCCCGAGGCGCACGGGCGGCTCGTCCCGCTCACCCTCATCCCGCTCTGGGACCCCGAGCTCGCCGCCGCCGAGGTCCGCCGCAACGCCGCGCGCGGAGTGCGGGCCGTCGCCTTCTCCGAGATCCCGCCGCACCTCGGGCTCCCCTCGGTCCACACCGACCACTGGGACCCCTTCTTCCGCGCCTGTGACGAGACGGGCACGGTCATCGCCATGCACATCGGCTCCTCCAGCCGCATGCCGTCCACCTCCGCCGACGCCCCGCCGGCCGTCGGCTCCACCATCACCTTCGCGAACTGCTGCTTCTCGATGGTCGACTGGCTGATGAGCGGCAAGTTCGAGCGCTTCCCGAACCTGCGGATCATGTACGCCGAGGGCCAGATCGGCTGGATCCCGTACATCCTGGAGCGCGCCGACGTCGTCTGGGAGGAGAACCGCGCCTGGGGCGGCGTCGCCGACAAGGTCACGCGCCCGCCGTCCGAGCTCTTCGCGGGCCACGTCTTCGGCTGCTTCTTCGACGATGCCTTCGGACTCCGCAACCTCGACGCGATCGGGGCGGGGAACGTCCTGTACGAGACCGACTACCCGCACTCGGACTCCACCTGGCCCAAGTCGAAGGAGGTCGGCGAGGCGCAGATGGGGCACCTGCCCGGGGACGTCGTCGAGCGGATCGTGCGCGGCAACGCGATCGAGCTGCTCGGGCTGTCGCCCGAGGGCCTCTGGCGGCCGTAG
- a CDS encoding BTAD domain-containing putative transcriptional regulator, producing the protein MDRENGPRVPVQRAPRMGPTAPVREETDTDTSAGADVRAGTGAHVQADTGTGTGTGTDTGTDTGAGAGTSTGTGTNGDGNVAGGLRFGVLGPVRAWRDGEPVPTGSPQQRALLAALLLRGGRTATAHELIDALWGEEPPSQALAAVRTYASRLRKVLDPKVLVSESGGYALRTTALDVTEAQELAAEADKLRAAGDRTAARAKLAEALDLWDGEVLASVPGPYAETQRTRLEEWRLTLLETRLDIDLEVGAHAEAVSELTALTAAHPLRERLRELLMLALYRSGRQAEALAVYADTRRLLADELGVDPTPELSRLQQRILQADAELARPVEEPAPAAAPTARPAQLPATVPDFTGRASFVRELGARLATAEGHVMAVSALAGIGGVGKTTLAVHVAHEARPHFPDGQLYVDLQGAGNRAAAPETVLGSFLRALGTPDSAIPDALEDRAALYRSTLDGRRVLVLLDNARDAAQIRPLLPGTAGCAALVTSRIRMVDLAGAHLVDLDVMSPEEALQLFTRIVGEERVQSEREAALDVVAACGFLPLAIRIAASRLAARRTWTVSVLAAKLADERRRLDELQAGDLAVKATFELGYGQLEPAQARAFRLLGLADGPDISLAAAAAVLDLPLWDTEDLLEALVDTSLLESAAPGRYRYHDLVRLYARACADRDEQPPSEKEAALSRLLDFYLSTAARVYAIERPGDRLVDHLEPTSYEGLTFTDRHEAQDWLYAEANCLLATVRQSASTPGTLRRGVDLLWASLDLAESGANSREYEAVATVLREAASEAGDVRAEGRAALTLAYVQHVAGRFDEADGHAHDAMDLASTTGDGLPLCWAANALGIMALYQGRNADGERFLTQATASFRACDDSAGEASALCNLSRIHLAMGQTDIAVELAQRGTDMYDAMGHALKGANGRYALGLALTQSGQLVEAAARLAEALEVFQDSRQRLWEGMSLFRIAEVDIAAGRFAPAASNSEMALVVLRGVGGEWRRGQVLVVLGRALSGIGQHGRARVCWQEALDIFVELGSPEESDVRTLLLETAAA; encoded by the coding sequence ATGGACCGTGAGAACGGGCCGCGAGTTCCGGTGCAGCGGGCTCCGAGGATGGGCCCGACGGCTCCGGTGCGCGAGGAGACGGACACCGACACGAGCGCGGGCGCTGACGTACGGGCCGGCACGGGCGCTCACGTACAGGCCGACACGGGCACTGGCACCGGCACTGGTACTGACACCGGAACCGACACCGGCGCTGGCGCTGGCACCAGCACCGGCACCGGCACGAACGGGGACGGGAACGTAGCCGGCGGGCTCCGCTTCGGCGTGCTCGGCCCCGTCCGCGCCTGGCGCGACGGCGAACCCGTCCCCACCGGCTCCCCGCAGCAGCGCGCCCTGCTCGCCGCGCTGCTCCTGCGCGGCGGCCGCACCGCCACCGCGCACGAGCTGATCGACGCGCTCTGGGGCGAGGAACCGCCCTCCCAGGCGCTCGCCGCGGTCCGTACGTACGCCTCCCGGCTCCGCAAGGTCCTCGACCCGAAGGTCCTGGTCAGCGAGTCCGGCGGGTACGCACTCCGGACGACCGCGCTCGACGTGACGGAGGCCCAGGAGCTGGCCGCCGAGGCGGACAAGCTGCGCGCGGCCGGGGACCGGACGGCCGCGCGGGCGAAGCTCGCGGAGGCGCTGGACCTGTGGGACGGCGAGGTCCTCGCGTCCGTACCGGGCCCGTACGCCGAGACGCAGCGGACCCGCCTGGAGGAGTGGCGCCTCACGCTCCTGGAGACGAGGCTCGACATCGACCTGGAGGTCGGCGCGCACGCGGAGGCCGTCTCCGAACTGACCGCGCTCACCGCGGCACACCCCCTACGGGAGCGCCTGCGCGAACTCCTCATGCTGGCGCTCTACCGCAGCGGCCGACAGGCGGAAGCGCTCGCGGTGTACGCGGACACGCGCCGGCTCCTGGCCGACGAACTGGGAGTGGACCCGACTCCGGAACTCTCCCGGCTCCAGCAGCGCATCCTCCAGGCCGACGCCGAACTCGCCCGCCCGGTCGAGGAGCCGGCGCCCGCCGCCGCACCGACGGCCCGCCCGGCCCAGCTCCCGGCGACGGTCCCGGACTTCACGGGCCGCGCCTCCTTCGTACGGGAACTGGGCGCGCGGCTCGCCACCGCCGAGGGCCACGTGATGGCGGTCTCGGCGCTCGCGGGCATCGGCGGCGTCGGCAAGACGACGCTCGCGGTGCACGTCGCCCACGAGGCGCGGCCGCACTTCCCGGACGGGCAGCTGTACGTGGACCTCCAGGGCGCGGGCAACCGCGCCGCCGCACCGGAGACGGTCCTGGGCTCGTTCCTCCGAGCCCTGGGCACACCGGATTCGGCCATCCCGGACGCGCTGGAGGACCGGGCGGCGCTGTACCGCTCGACGCTGGACGGCCGCCGGGTGCTGGTGCTGCTTGACAACGCCAGGGACGCGGCCCAGATCCGCCCGCTCCTGCCGGGTACGGCGGGCTGCGCGGCCCTGGTGACGAGCCGCATCCGGATGGTCGACCTGGCGGGGGCGCATCTGGTGGACCTGGACGTGATGTCGCCGGAGGAGGCGCTCCAGCTGTTCACGAGGATCGTGGGCGAGGAGCGGGTGCAGTCGGAGCGGGAGGCGGCCCTGGACGTGGTCGCGGCCTGCGGCTTCCTCCCGCTGGCGATCCGCATCGCGGCGTCCCGCCTGGCGGCACGCCGCACGTGGACGGTCTCGGTCCTGGCGGCGAAGCTGGCGGACGAGCGCCGCCGGCTCGACGAGCTCCAGGCGGGCGACCTGGCGGTCAAGGCCACCTTCGAACTCGGCTACGGCCAGCTGGAACCGGCCCAGGCGAGGGCGTTCCGCCTACTGGGCCTGGCGGACGGCCCGGACATCTCCCTCGCGGCAGCGGCGGCGGTCCTGGACCTCCCCCTCTGGGACACGGAGGACCTGCTGGAGGCCCTGGTGGACACGTCCCTCCTGGAATCGGCGGCGCCGGGCCGCTACCGCTACCACGACCTGGTCCGCCTCTACGCGCGTGCGTGCGCGGACCGCGACGAACAGCCGCCGTCGGAGAAGGAGGCGGCGCTGTCCCGCCTGCTGGACTTCTACCTCTCCACGGCGGCGAGGGTGTACGCGATCGAGCGCCCGGGCGACCGCCTGGTCGACCACCTGGAACCCACGTCGTACGAGGGCCTCACCTTCACCGACCGCCACGAGGCCCAGGACTGGCTCTACGCCGAGGCCAACTGCCTCCTGGCGACGGTCCGCCAGTCGGCCTCGACGCCGGGGACGCTGCGGCGGGGGGTGGATTTGTTGTGGGCGAGCCTGGACCTGGCGGAGTCGGGGGCGAACTCCCGCGAGTACGAGGCGGTGGCGACTGTCCTGCGGGAGGCAGCGAGTGAAGCCGGGGACGTCCGCGCGGAGGGCCGCGCGGCACTGACCCTGGCGTATGTCCAGCACGTGGCGGGGCGCTTCGACGAGGCCGACGGTCACGCCCACGACGCGATGGACCTCGCCTCCACGACGGGCGACGGCCTTCCGCTGTGCTGGGCGGCCAACGCCCTGGGAATCATGGCTCTCTACCAAGGGCGCAACGCCGACGGGGAGCGCTTCCTCACCCAGGCGACGGCTTCGTTCCGCGCCTGCGACGACTCGGCCGGTGAGGCCAGCGCCCTGTGCAACCTCTCCCGGATCCACCTGGCCATGGGCCAGACGGACATCGCGGTCGAACTGGCCCAGCGGGGAACCGACATGTACGACGCCATGGGCCATGCGCTCAAGGGTGCCAACGGTCGCTACGCACTGGGACTCGCGCTGACCCAGAGCGGCCAGCTGGTCGAGGCCGCGGCTCGGCTCGCCGAGGCACTCGAAGTCTTCCAGGACAGCAGACAGCGCCTCTGGGAAGGCATGTCGCTCTTCAGGATCGCTGAAGTGGACATCGCCGCCGGTCGGTTCGCTCCAGCCGCTTCGAACTCCGAGATGGCCCTGGTCGTCCTCCGGGGTGTGGGCGGCGAGTGGCGGCGCGGACAGGTCCTCGTCGTGCTGGGGCGCGCACTGTCCGGCATCGGGCAGCACGGGAGAGCACGGGTCTGCTGGCAGGAAGCTCTCGACATCTTCGTGGAGCTGGGCTCGCCGGAGGAATCGGATGTACGGACCCTGCTGCTGGAAACGGCAGCAGCCTGA
- a CDS encoding matrixin family metalloprotease, producing the protein MQAAGPVTAAAVLAAALLLSPHAAGAEPGPAPCVTGESETRGDSSVDGKELRWEDDSKYNDPLTWAHRAWSLGLVKIAPDDAGSVNDLEWRDYSKADGHGGYWQGKPGIDYIYLNSYYLDGRYKDRNSRRHIAVHELGHALGLCHKPDTWASVMWTKVPDNPPTEPTQRDEANYRKLWK; encoded by the coding sequence GTGCAGGCAGCCGGTCCCGTCACGGCCGCCGCCGTCCTGGCCGCAGCTCTTCTCCTCAGCCCCCATGCCGCGGGGGCCGAGCCCGGTCCCGCGCCGTGCGTCACGGGGGAGTCCGAGACGCGCGGGGACTCCAGTGTGGACGGCAAGGAGCTCCGCTGGGAGGACGACAGCAAGTACAACGACCCGCTGACCTGGGCACACCGGGCCTGGTCGCTCGGTCTGGTGAAGATCGCTCCCGACGACGCCGGAAGCGTCAACGACCTGGAATGGCGCGACTACTCCAAGGCCGACGGCCACGGGGGCTATTGGCAGGGCAAGCCGGGCATCGACTACATCTATCTGAACTCGTACTACCTGGACGGCCGTTACAAGGACCGGAACTCCCGTCGGCACATCGCCGTCCACGAGCTCGGCCACGCCCTCGGCCTGTGCCACAAGCCGGACACCTGGGCCTCCGTGATGTGGACGAAGGTCCCCGACAACCCGCCGACGGAGCCCACGCAGCGCGACGAGGCGAACTACCGCAAGCTCTGGAAGTGA
- a CDS encoding HAMP domain-containing histidine kinase yields MHGGPLAALRAQLETALRHPETVTDWPSAVREAAADVVREAAAGVVRLQALADDLLLLASHRATAPTGEPVDLAALAEDLVREYGHLPEAKGLKLTCEAPTEAVVRGNDTRLDASRPRTSGGAAGGTFPCVRSSVRLTHGVPAPARP; encoded by the coding sequence GTGCACGGTGGCCCCCTCGCGGCGTTGCGGGCCCAGCTGGAGACGGCCCTGCGGCACCCGGAGACGGTCACCGACTGGCCGTCCGCCGTACGGGAGGCCGCAGCCGACGTCGTACGGGAGGCCGCCGCCGGCGTCGTACGGCTCCAGGCGCTCGCCGACGACCTGCTGCTCCTGGCGAGCCACCGGGCGACGGCTCCCACGGGGGAACCGGTGGACCTGGCGGCCCTGGCGGAGGACCTGGTCCGCGAGTACGGGCACCTCCCGGAGGCGAAGGGCCTGAAGCTCACGTGCGAGGCCCCGACGGAGGCGGTCGTACGGGGAAACGACACCCGCCTCGACGCCTCCCGCCCCCGCACCTCGGGCGGCGCGGCTGGTGGCACGTTTCCCTGCGTGCGCTCGTCCGTCCGGCTGACACACGGCGTACCCGCGCCCGCACGCCCCTGA
- a CDS encoding FadD3 family acyl-CoA ligase has protein sequence MRGDLEWGTIPGLVRTAAERYGEREAVVDGRVRVTYAELGARVERAAAACLATGMRGGDRVAIWAPNTLDWIVSALGAVTAGAVLVPLNTRFKGTEAADVLRRSRARLLFVTGTFLGTSYVASLRRSGIELPDLERVVVLGDTAPDEPGWTTWKSFLAAGDGIPAARVRARADGIDPDAPSDIIYTSGTTGRPKGAVISHAQSLRCFAIWSELAGLTEGDRYLVVNPFFHTFGYKAGILACLMRGAVIVPQSVFTVDTVLANIAAERITVLPGPPTLHQSLLDHPARAGHELSTLRLVVTGAAVVPLRLVERLRTELGVATVLTAYGLSEASGIVTMCRRDDPDETIATTSGRPIPGTELRLSDSGEVLVRGHNVMRGYFEDEEATAAAIDADGWLHTGDIGVLDEAGNLRITDRLKDMFIVGGFNAYPAEIEQRLGLHPDIADVAVIGIPDPRLGEVGKAFAVRRPGSTLTADDVIAWSRREMANYKVPREVEFVPELPRNASGKVVKGELRARAAG, from the coding sequence CTGCGCGGCGATCTGGAGTGGGGCACGATCCCCGGGCTCGTACGGACGGCGGCCGAGCGGTACGGGGAGCGGGAGGCCGTCGTCGACGGCCGCGTCCGCGTCACGTACGCCGAGCTCGGCGCACGCGTCGAACGGGCGGCCGCCGCCTGCCTCGCCACCGGGATGCGCGGCGGGGACCGGGTCGCGATCTGGGCCCCCAACACCCTCGACTGGATCGTCTCCGCCCTCGGCGCGGTCACCGCCGGAGCGGTCCTGGTCCCCCTGAACACCCGCTTCAAGGGCACCGAGGCCGCCGACGTCCTCCGGCGCTCCCGGGCCAGGCTGCTCTTCGTCACCGGCACCTTCCTCGGCACCTCGTACGTGGCCTCCCTGCGCCGCTCGGGCATCGAACTCCCCGACCTGGAACGGGTGGTGGTCCTCGGCGACACCGCCCCCGACGAGCCGGGCTGGACGACCTGGAAGTCCTTCCTCGCGGCTGGCGACGGCATCCCGGCCGCCCGGGTCCGCGCCCGCGCCGACGGCATCGACCCCGACGCCCCCTCCGACATCATCTACACCTCCGGCACCACCGGCCGCCCCAAGGGCGCCGTCATCAGCCACGCCCAGTCCCTGCGCTGCTTCGCGATCTGGTCCGAGCTCGCCGGCCTGACGGAGGGCGACCGCTACCTCGTGGTCAACCCCTTCTTCCACACCTTCGGCTACAAGGCCGGCATCCTCGCCTGCCTCATGCGGGGCGCGGTGATCGTCCCGCAGTCCGTCTTCACCGTGGACACCGTCCTCGCCAACATCGCCGCCGAACGCATCACCGTCCTCCCCGGCCCGCCCACCCTCCACCAGTCCCTCCTGGACCACCCGGCCCGCGCCGGGCACGAGCTCTCCACCCTCCGCCTCGTCGTGACGGGCGCGGCCGTCGTCCCGCTCCGGCTCGTCGAACGCCTCCGCACCGAACTGGGCGTGGCCACGGTCCTCACCGCGTACGGCCTCTCGGAGGCGAGCGGCATCGTCACGATGTGCCGCCGCGACGACCCGGACGAGACGATCGCCACGACCTCGGGCCGCCCGATCCCCGGCACGGAACTCCGCCTCTCCGACTCCGGCGAAGTCCTGGTCCGCGGCCACAACGTGATGCGGGGCTACTTCGAGGACGAGGAGGCGACGGCGGCGGCGATCGACGCGGACGGCTGGCTGCACACGGGAGACATCGGCGTCCTGGACGAGGCGGGGAACCTGAGGATCACCGACCGCCTGAAGGACATGTTCATCGTCGGCGGCTTCAACGCCTACCCGGCCGAGATCGAGCAACGCCTCGGCCTCCACCCCGACATCGCGGACGTCGCCGTCATCGGCATCCCCGACCCGCGCCTCGGCGAGGTCGGCAAGGCCTTCGCGGTCCGGCGGCCGGGTTCGACCCTGACGGCCGACGACGTCATCGCCTGGTCGCGCCGCGAGATGGCGAACTACAAGGTCCCGAGGGAGGTCGAGTTCGTGCCGGAGCTGCCGAGGAACGCGAGCGGGAAGGTGGTGAAGGGGGAGCTGAGAGCGCGGGCGGCGGGCTGA
- a CDS encoding lipid-transfer protein produces the protein MLKDATAIVGIGQTPFAKQLPETEKALACRAILAALDDAGIDPSEVDAFASYTMEETDEVEVAKAIGAGDVTFFSKVGYGGGGSCATVGHLAAAVATGQASVGVAWRSRKRGSGPRPWKNTAVQLPTPGQWTRPFGLLRPADEIGMLARRYMHEYGATRDHLFNVALACRNRANQNPAAIMYERPLTREMYMTARWISEPLCLFDNCLETDGALACVIVSAERARDCRQKPVYVHSAAQGLPAQHHGMVNYWNDDPLSGPAWTAARHLWKQADFGPADVDVAQIYDAFTPLVPLSLEGYGFCGRGEGGAFTEGGALEIGGRLPLNTGGGGLSEAYVHGFNLINEGVKQLRGTSTAQVPDAATCLVTAGEGVPTSAILLRS, from the coding sequence GTGCTCAAGGACGCCACGGCCATCGTCGGGATAGGACAGACACCCTTCGCGAAACAGCTCCCCGAGACCGAGAAGGCCCTCGCCTGCCGGGCGATCCTCGCCGCTCTCGACGACGCCGGGATCGACCCCTCCGAGGTCGACGCCTTCGCCTCGTACACGATGGAGGAGACCGACGAGGTCGAGGTGGCGAAGGCCATCGGGGCCGGTGACGTCACCTTCTTCAGCAAGGTGGGGTACGGAGGGGGCGGCTCCTGCGCCACCGTCGGGCACCTCGCCGCCGCCGTCGCCACGGGCCAGGCCTCCGTCGGCGTCGCCTGGCGGTCCCGGAAGCGGGGCAGCGGCCCCCGCCCCTGGAAGAACACCGCCGTCCAGCTGCCCACCCCGGGACAGTGGACCCGGCCCTTCGGGCTGCTCCGCCCCGCCGACGAGATCGGCATGCTCGCCCGCCGCTACATGCACGAGTACGGCGCCACCCGCGACCACCTCTTCAACGTCGCCCTGGCCTGCCGCAACCGCGCCAACCAGAACCCCGCCGCGATCATGTACGAGCGGCCGCTGACCCGCGAGATGTACATGACCGCCCGCTGGATCAGCGAACCCCTCTGCCTCTTCGACAACTGCCTGGAGACCGACGGGGCGCTCGCCTGCGTCATCGTCTCCGCCGAGCGCGCCCGCGACTGCCGGCAGAAGCCCGTCTACGTGCACTCCGCCGCCCAGGGCCTGCCCGCCCAGCACCACGGCATGGTCAACTACTGGAACGACGACCCGCTCTCCGGCCCCGCCTGGACCGCCGCCCGCCACCTCTGGAAGCAGGCCGACTTCGGCCCCGCCGACGTGGACGTCGCCCAGATCTACGACGCCTTCACCCCGCTCGTCCCGCTCTCCCTGGAGGGCTACGGCTTCTGCGGACGAGGAGAAGGGGGCGCCTTCACCGAGGGCGGCGCCCTGGAGATCGGCGGACGGCTGCCGCTCAACACCGGCGGCGGCGGGCTCTCGGAGGCGTACGTGCACGGCTTCAACCTCATCAACGAGGGCGTGAAGCAGCTCCGCGGCACCTCCACCGCCCAGGTCCCCGACGCGGCCACCTGCCTGGTCACGGCGGGCGAGGGCGTCCCCACATCGGCCATCCTGCTGCGATCCTGA
- a CDS encoding Zn-ribbon domain-containing OB-fold protein produces MLTPVVDEDGAPFWEYAARGELRVQACAAPDCGELRFPPRPCCPHCRSFDSEWRLMSGRGRIWSYVLPHPPLLPEYAAQAPYNAVLVELLDDPRIRLVGNVVAAPDAPLNSLDPARLRIGAPVRVAFTEVDGVTVPRWLLERA; encoded by the coding sequence ATGCTGACACCGGTCGTCGACGAGGACGGCGCCCCCTTCTGGGAGTACGCCGCCCGAGGTGAGCTCCGCGTCCAGGCCTGCGCGGCCCCCGACTGCGGCGAGCTCCGCTTCCCGCCCCGCCCCTGCTGCCCGCACTGCCGCTCCTTCGACAGCGAGTGGCGGCTCATGTCCGGACGCGGCCGGATCTGGTCGTACGTCCTCCCCCACCCGCCGCTCCTGCCGGAGTACGCCGCCCAGGCCCCGTACAACGCCGTCCTCGTCGAGCTGCTCGACGACCCCCGCATCCGCCTCGTCGGGAACGTCGTCGCCGCCCCCGACGCACCCCTGAACTCGCTCGACCCGGCCCGGCTGCGCATCGGCGCCCCCGTACGGGTCGCCTTCACCGAGGTCGACGGCGTCACCGTCCCCCGCTGGCTCCTGGAGCGCGCATGA
- a CDS encoding enoyl-CoA hydratase/isomerase family protein, which produces MSIRVERDKETGVAVVTLDRPEKHNSVTLEMARELTAVWRGFRYEDEIRAIVVTGAGGRAFCTGIDRDDAGRVPQPSSPYTIDDPLLAIGPKANDLWKPVIAAVEGMACGGAFYLLGEAEFLIAGESATFFDPHTTYGMVSAFETVHMAQKMPYGEIARMALMGTAERVSARRAYETGLVSEVTEPGGALDAARAAAAVIASCPTEAVQGTVRALWSTKDASRAPALAQAPHLVTLGNLPADRQGELFTRRSGAYRLR; this is translated from the coding sequence ATGAGCATCCGCGTCGAGCGCGACAAGGAGACCGGGGTCGCGGTCGTCACCCTCGACCGGCCCGAGAAGCACAACTCCGTCACCCTGGAGATGGCCCGTGAACTCACCGCCGTCTGGCGGGGGTTCCGGTACGAGGACGAGATCCGGGCGATCGTCGTCACCGGGGCCGGCGGGCGGGCCTTCTGCACGGGCATCGACCGGGACGACGCCGGAAGGGTGCCGCAGCCCTCCTCCCCGTACACGATCGACGACCCCCTGCTCGCCATCGGCCCCAAGGCGAACGACCTGTGGAAGCCGGTGATCGCCGCCGTCGAGGGCATGGCCTGCGGCGGGGCCTTCTACCTGCTCGGCGAGGCGGAGTTCCTGATCGCGGGCGAGAGCGCCACCTTCTTCGACCCGCACACCACGTACGGGATGGTCTCCGCCTTCGAGACCGTCCACATGGCCCAGAAGATGCCGTACGGGGAAATCGCCCGGATGGCCCTCATGGGCACCGCCGAACGGGTCTCCGCCCGGCGCGCGTACGAGACGGGCCTGGTCAGCGAGGTGACGGAGCCGGGAGGCGCGCTCGACGCCGCCCGCGCGGCCGCCGCCGTCATCGCCTCCTGCCCGACGGAGGCCGTCCAGGGCACGGTCCGGGCCCTCTGGTCCACCAAGGACGCCTCCCGCGCCCCGGCCCTCGCGCAGGCCCCGCATCTGGTGACGCTCGGGAACCTGCCGGCGGACCGGCAGGGCGAGCTGTTCACCCGAAGGAGCGGCGCGTACCGGCTCCGGTAG